A stretch of Lysinibacillus agricola DNA encodes these proteins:
- a CDS encoding M20 metallopeptidase family protein, whose protein sequence is MSTTLNITKEIEKMVPQVQQWRRYLHENPELSYKEYATSDYVYSQLMSFGNLEVTRPTKTSVLAILKGDLPGKCLALRADMDALPIQEETNLPFASKVPNVMHACGHDGHTSMLLGAAKILSELKHVLQGEIRFIFQHAEEVFPGGAKEMVAAGVIEGVDQIVGLHLFSMLPTGKIGICSGPITANSDTFDLEIVGKGGHSSQPQDSINPILIGSQITNLLHQIVPQKVDAKERAVIAVTEFSAGSAKNIIPERSFLGGSVRTFSQDVRELIAKQIEIQVKNFTAVHGADYKFEYNYGYSSVVNDEQMTSLIENIVRENLGPEYLLHIEPIMGGEDFSAFLTQVPGVFIGIGAAFEDESLNYPHHHPKFAIDEDSLAVGLKVLVHTALTMNSKGGE, encoded by the coding sequence ATGTCAACTACATTAAACATTACAAAAGAAATAGAGAAAATGGTTCCGCAAGTACAACAGTGGAGAAGATATTTACATGAAAATCCTGAATTGTCGTATAAGGAATACGCTACGTCTGATTATGTCTATAGCCAGTTAATGTCTTTTGGGAATTTAGAGGTTACTAGACCGACAAAGACTAGCGTTTTAGCCATTTTAAAAGGGGATTTACCTGGAAAGTGCTTGGCTTTAAGAGCGGATATGGATGCTTTACCTATACAGGAAGAAACGAATTTACCATTTGCATCTAAAGTACCGAATGTGATGCACGCCTGTGGTCATGATGGGCATACGTCAATGCTACTAGGTGCGGCGAAAATTTTATCTGAGTTGAAACATGTTCTGCAAGGGGAAATTCGCTTTATTTTTCAGCATGCAGAGGAAGTATTTCCAGGTGGAGCCAAAGAAATGGTAGCAGCTGGGGTTATTGAAGGTGTCGATCAAATCGTAGGATTACATTTATTCTCCATGCTTCCTACAGGGAAAATAGGTATTTGTTCAGGTCCTATTACAGCAAATTCTGATACGTTCGATCTCGAAATCGTTGGAAAGGGTGGACATTCTTCTCAACCGCAGGACTCTATTAATCCTATTTTAATTGGGTCACAAATTACTAATCTATTACATCAAATTGTACCACAAAAGGTTGACGCGAAAGAGCGTGCGGTTATTGCTGTAACAGAGTTCAGTGCGGGGAGTGCTAAAAATATTATCCCTGAACGATCGTTTTTAGGCGGAAGTGTAAGAACATTTTCGCAGGATGTCCGAGAATTGATTGCGAAACAGATTGAAATTCAAGTGAAAAATTTCACTGCAGTACATGGTGCTGATTATAAATTTGAGTACAACTATGGTTATTCTTCAGTCGTAAATGATGAGCAAATGACTTCATTAATTGAAAATATTGTTAGAGAAAATCTTGGGCCGGAATATCTATTACACATTGAGCCAATTATGGGCGGTGAAGATTTCTCGGCATTTTTGACGCAAGTTCCTGGCGTATTCATAGGGATTGGTGCAGCTTTTGAGGATGAATCATTAAATTATCCACATCATCATCCAAAATTTGCAATTGATGAGGATTCTTTAGCAGTAGGCTTGAAAGTTTTAGTGCATACTGCTTTAACAATGAATTCTAAAGGGGGGGAATAA
- the rpoN gene encoding RNA polymerase factor sigma-54, producing the protein MMDMILKQQQQQKMIMTPQLQQSIELLQYTTLELEQFLYEQQLENPLIDFQPPSFQERIFRNSHSSFQTTENDLHTITAKPNYREELLQLASLTFTGDDLQIVQFLIEHLDNKGYSPPYLSNVADDRHYYGIQLLQQIGPAGIGARNLQECLLLQIEENNDDLQRLIQKGLYLLAERKFPELMKSLKLSKEQLLALINQLQQLTPIPCTLSSVDDIEYVTPDIVVVIEDGALQFSLNDRSLPSIQLQDSYKNIASLLPKVEQIYVKQQYKHYEWLVHSLHRRRQTIIRIMSVVLQHQQQFFYHGLSYLKPLSLRDVATQIEMHESTVSRAIRNKTILTPVGTYLWKDLFSSKIENTQTEHSQTSILEMIKNLIIFENKQKPLSDQKIAETLASSFQIHLARRTISKYREELGIPAASKRKEL; encoded by the coding sequence ATGATGGACATGATTTTAAAGCAACAACAGCAGCAGAAAATGATAATGACACCTCAATTACAGCAATCTATTGAATTACTACAATATACAACACTTGAACTTGAGCAATTTCTGTATGAACAGCAATTAGAGAATCCGTTAATCGACTTTCAACCACCATCATTTCAAGAGCGTATTTTCAGAAATTCTCATTCTTCCTTTCAAACGACAGAGAATGATTTACATACAATAACTGCAAAACCAAACTACCGGGAGGAATTGTTACAACTAGCTTCACTCACTTTTACAGGTGACGATTTACAAATTGTACAGTTTCTAATTGAACATCTAGATAACAAGGGCTATTCCCCACCATACCTTTCTAATGTTGCAGATGACCGACATTATTATGGTATTCAGCTTTTACAACAAATCGGTCCAGCGGGAATTGGTGCGCGTAATTTGCAAGAATGTCTTTTGTTACAAATCGAAGAAAATAATGATGATTTACAGCGGCTTATTCAAAAAGGACTGTACCTACTGGCTGAACGTAAATTTCCTGAATTGATGAAATCTCTTAAACTTTCTAAAGAACAGTTATTAGCACTAATTAATCAGCTTCAGCAACTAACACCAATACCTTGCACTTTGAGCTCAGTAGATGACATCGAGTATGTTACACCAGATATTGTCGTTGTTATCGAAGATGGCGCATTACAATTCAGCTTAAATGATCGCTCACTGCCATCTATTCAACTTCAGGATAGCTATAAAAATATCGCATCTTTACTACCTAAAGTTGAACAAATATATGTAAAACAACAATATAAGCATTATGAATGGCTCGTACATAGCTTACATCGACGCCGTCAAACAATTATTCGTATCATGTCAGTTGTCTTACAGCATCAGCAACAATTTTTTTACCACGGGTTATCTTATTTAAAACCTTTATCTTTAAGGGATGTCGCAACCCAAATCGAGATGCACGAATCAACAGTAAGTCGAGCAATTCGGAATAAAACAATACTGACACCTGTTGGAACATATTTATGGAAGGATTTATTTTCTTCTAAAATTGAAAACACTCAAACAGAGCATTCCCAAACTTCAATTTTAGAAATGATTAAAAACCTAATCATCTTTGAAAATAAACAAAAGCCTTTATCCGATCAAAAGATTGCTGAAACACTAGCTAGCTCCTTTCAAATCCATTTGGCCCGTCGTACCATTAGCAAATATCGAGAAGAGTTAGGAATACCAGCAGCAAGCAAACGAAAGGAATTATGA
- the hutH gene encoding histidine ammonia-lyase produces the protein MEVIQLDGYTLTRAQIDRIAKGHAQVSLAPNALDRVRESRSRIETRLAEGQAIYGVNTGFGKLSDVQIAEQDNELLQLNLLRSDAVGVGTPLETSIVRTMMVLRANALVKGYSGIREETLQLLVEFINKNVHPLVPSQGSVGASGDLAPLAHIALVLVGEGKAEYQGEVISGQQALARAGLTAVRLQAKEGLALINGTQAMTGIGIITINEVERLGYVADMAACLTMEALKGIISAFDEDLLAVRPHAEIASVGERIRKWLEGSERITTQGETHMQDAYSLRCVPQVHGASWQCFNYVEQCLQTETNATTDNPIVLENGEVLSGGHFHGQPIALAMDFLKVGVAEWANISERRTERLVNPQLSGLSPFLATDPGLECGLMVVQYVAASLVSENKVLAHPSSVDSIPTSGNQEDHVSMGTTAARQARQIVHNSARVLAIELIAASQAIFLEKAEQHLAQTTREFLEIVRSFCPPLEGDKAIGEEIETLANYLLSSNDILSVK, from the coding sequence ATGGAAGTCATTCAGTTGGATGGTTATACATTAACTAGAGCACAAATTGATAGAATTGCTAAAGGTCATGCACAGGTTTCACTAGCACCGAATGCGTTAGATCGAGTAAGAGAGAGTCGCTCTCGGATTGAAACAAGATTAGCGGAGGGCCAAGCTATATATGGGGTGAATACGGGCTTCGGTAAACTAAGTGATGTGCAAATTGCTGAACAAGATAATGAACTATTGCAACTTAATTTGCTACGCTCTGATGCAGTTGGAGTGGGCACACCATTAGAAACATCAATTGTACGCACGATGATGGTTTTACGAGCTAATGCTTTAGTAAAAGGTTATTCGGGCATTCGCGAAGAGACACTTCAATTATTAGTTGAGTTCATCAACAAAAATGTACATCCTCTTGTGCCATCGCAAGGTTCTGTTGGTGCTAGCGGTGATTTAGCACCCTTGGCACATATTGCATTAGTACTTGTCGGAGAAGGTAAGGCAGAGTATCAAGGAGAGGTCATATCAGGACAGCAAGCATTAGCTCGTGCAGGACTCACAGCAGTTCGATTACAAGCTAAAGAGGGTCTTGCATTAATTAATGGAACACAAGCTATGACAGGTATTGGGATTATTACAATTAATGAGGTCGAACGTCTTGGATATGTGGCAGATATGGCAGCATGTCTGACGATGGAGGCATTAAAAGGAATTATTTCAGCCTTTGATGAAGATTTATTAGCAGTACGACCTCATGCTGAAATAGCATCTGTAGGTGAACGTATACGAAAGTGGTTAGAAGGAAGCGAGCGTATAACAACACAAGGAGAAACACATATGCAAGATGCCTATTCGTTGCGCTGTGTGCCACAAGTTCACGGAGCTTCTTGGCAATGTTTTAATTATGTAGAACAGTGCTTGCAAACAGAGACTAATGCCACAACAGATAACCCGATAGTTTTAGAAAATGGTGAGGTATTATCAGGAGGGCATTTTCATGGACAACCAATTGCACTTGCTATGGATTTCTTAAAGGTCGGTGTAGCAGAATGGGCGAATATTTCAGAACGGAGAACGGAACGCCTAGTGAATCCGCAATTAAGTGGATTATCACCATTTCTAGCAACAGATCCAGGTCTTGAATGTGGATTAATGGTTGTTCAATACGTCGCAGCTTCGCTCGTTTCTGAAAATAAGGTCCTTGCCCATCCATCAAGTGTGGATTCTATTCCGACTTCAGGTAATCAAGAGGATCATGTGAGCATGGGAACAACTGCGGCGAGACAAGCACGACAAATTGTGCATAATAGTGCACGAGTGCTTGCCATTGAGTTAATTGCTGCTTCTCAAGCGATTTTTTTAGAAAAAGCTGAGCAACACTTAGCCCAAACAACACGTGAATTTTTAGAAATAGTACGTTCATTCTGTCCGCCATTAGAAGGTGATAAGGCTATTGGTGAAGAGATCGAAACACTTGCTAATTATTTATTAAGTAGTAACGATATTTTAAGTGTTAAATAA
- a CDS encoding M20/M25/M40 family metallo-hydrolase — MKVELTSKAAEKVNEERLVKLFLEMAKINGPSGKESLVAAFLTDELPKLGFQLTFDEAHTNFNGEVGNLIAWHKGTDDTIPPLFFSTHMDTVLPTEHLKPIIKDGVIYSDGTTILGADDRAALASYIEAMRAIIESGVPHGPIELILTVNEQAGLVGAKYMDYPKIKSKKGYIFDSSGDVGQIILQGPYSSRIWFMINGNAAHIALNAEEGRNAFLIAAKGLLNMKLGEIDSETLANIGIIHGGELTSIIPGSVTLGGEVRSFSKEKLEAQLKHMQETMEVAAKKYQGTVEVRIDEKYLGFNISEENILVQTVTKATDNIQVSSYLTKTLGGADTNVLNENGLTCITLGNGFQNIHSFRENISIENLVNTGRLTAALIEQWYERHKSQ; from the coding sequence ATGAAGGTTGAGTTAACGTCAAAGGCAGCAGAAAAAGTGAATGAAGAAAGATTAGTAAAGTTATTTTTAGAAATGGCAAAAATTAATGGTCCAAGTGGCAAGGAAAGCTTAGTTGCAGCATTTTTAACGGATGAATTACCGAAGTTAGGTTTTCAATTAACGTTTGATGAGGCACATACAAATTTTAATGGAGAGGTAGGTAACTTAATAGCCTGGCATAAAGGAACGGATGACACTATTCCGCCTCTCTTCTTTTCTACCCATATGGATACAGTATTACCGACGGAGCATCTCAAGCCAATTATAAAGGATGGGGTCATTTACTCGGATGGTACTACGATTTTAGGGGCTGATGATCGAGCGGCACTTGCGTCCTATATCGAGGCGATGCGTGCCATCATTGAAAGTGGTGTTCCACATGGGCCGATTGAACTGATATTAACAGTAAATGAACAAGCAGGCTTAGTCGGTGCAAAATATATGGATTATCCAAAAATTAAAAGTAAAAAAGGCTATATTTTTGATAGTAGTGGTGATGTAGGGCAAATTATTTTGCAAGGTCCATATAGCAGCAGAATTTGGTTCATGATTAATGGAAACGCAGCACATATTGCATTAAACGCTGAAGAGGGAAGAAATGCTTTTCTCATTGCTGCTAAAGGGCTGTTAAATATGAAATTAGGTGAGATTGATAGTGAAACACTAGCGAATATAGGCATTATTCATGGTGGAGAGCTGACATCGATTATACCAGGCTCAGTAACATTAGGAGGAGAGGTAAGAAGTTTTTCTAAAGAGAAATTAGAGGCTCAATTGAAACATATGCAGGAGACGATGGAAGTAGCCGCTAAAAAATACCAAGGAACTGTAGAAGTGAGAATTGATGAGAAATATCTGGGGTTCAATATTTCTGAGGAAAATATACTAGTTCAAACAGTAACAAAAGCAACAGATAACATTCAAGTATCCTCCTATTTAACAAAAACATTAGGTGGAGCAGATACGAATGTTCTAAATGAAAATGGATTGACTTGTATTACGCTTGGGAATGGTTTTCAGAATATTCACTCTTTTAGAGAGAATATTAGTATTGAAAACTTAGTGAATACAGGTAGATTAACAGCTGCGCTAATTGAACAGTGGTATGAGCGACATAAATCTCAATAA
- the hrcA gene encoding heat-inducible transcriptional repressor HrcA, translating to MITNRQLQILQAIVDDFIMFAQPVGSRQISKKQEITFSPATIRNEMADLEELGFLEKTHTSSGRVPSEKGYRFYVDHLLNPQGINSRDIQQIQSIFNDRLVEVEHIIRKSANILSELTSYTSILLGPDVQRHRIKRFSIVPLSSDTAVAIIVTNNGHVENRMFSLPPNFIASDLEKMVNILNDRLVGVSLEDIHKKIEAEVLAVLQQHVRSADDFIHALVTATMHNSESKIFYGGKTNMFNQPEFHDLNKVRMILDLMETTSQVQSLFHPNESGIHIRIGSENKQLEMENCSVITTTYSIGEDQQGAIAIIGPTRMDYKRVVALLDVMRMDLTQAFTKNRSD from the coding sequence ATGATAACAAATCGGCAATTACAAATATTGCAAGCTATTGTAGATGACTTTATTATGTTTGCACAGCCGGTAGGTTCTCGCCAAATCTCCAAAAAGCAAGAGATTACATTTAGTCCAGCCACAATTCGAAATGAAATGGCGGATTTAGAGGAATTAGGCTTCTTAGAAAAAACGCACACTTCCTCTGGTCGAGTGCCTTCGGAAAAGGGGTATAGATTTTATGTAGATCATTTGTTGAACCCACAAGGCATTAATTCAAGGGACATTCAGCAAATTCAATCCATTTTCAACGATCGTTTAGTAGAAGTAGAGCATATTATCCGAAAGTCAGCCAATATTTTATCAGAGCTGACATCGTACACATCGATTCTTTTAGGACCTGATGTTCAAAGACATCGTATTAAACGATTTTCAATTGTGCCACTCTCTAGCGATACAGCAGTAGCGATTATCGTAACGAATAACGGCCATGTTGAAAATCGCATGTTTAGTTTACCTCCTAATTTTATCGCTTCTGATTTAGAGAAAATGGTTAATATCTTAAATGATCGCCTAGTTGGTGTGTCATTAGAAGATATTCATAAAAAAATCGAAGCTGAAGTGCTAGCAGTATTACAGCAGCATGTTCGATCGGCGGATGATTTTATTCACGCTCTCGTGACAGCGACGATGCATAATTCGGAAAGTAAAATTTTCTATGGTGGAAAAACAAATATGTTTAACCAACCGGAATTCCACGATTTAAATAAAGTCCGTATGATTTTGGACTTAATGGAAACGACTAGCCAAGTGCAATCGCTCTTCCATCCCAATGAATCGGGCATTCATATTCGTATTGGCTCGGAAAATAAACAGCTGGAAATGGAAAACTGTAGTGTCATTACGACCACTTATTCTATTGGTGAAGATCAGCAAGGAGCTATAGCAATTATTGGTCCAACACGTATGGATTATAAGCGTGTAGTTGCTTTACTAGACGTAATGCGCATGGATTTAACACAGGCCTTTACGAAGAATCGTAGTGATTGA
- the hutI gene encoding imidazolonepropionase — protein sequence MLKRPDYIIKNAAQILPCTGDEMQDFQVLTDTAIVIEGERIIDICSDKELKQRYVMDDTNSIDAEGKVVAPGYVDAHTHLVFYGSRVEEYAAKLSGNIEGNLKKIAMTIGPNRTIELTRDTPEDVLLEQSKKRIMTMLKHGTTTVESKSGYGLTPESELKILRIGRQLHDSSPLDVVNTFLGAHGIPDHLTKEQYINEIVDVMIPQVAQHNLAEFCDVWCDEGYFTEQESERILQAGLAYGLLPKIHADAYSYIGGSDLAVRMKMVSIDHLNYTPESLMTQLAEAGVIGVLMPALDFAVAHKRPFAARKMLDSGMQIALATDMCPACYTSSMSFVINLACRLYQFTVEEAIKASTKVAARALNLTDRGTLEIGKIADIQIWDVPNYKHVAYELGTNIVETVIKRGRVVINEGTWVKENTFI from the coding sequence GTGCTAAAAAGACCTGACTATATTATTAAAAATGCAGCACAAATTTTGCCTTGTACAGGTGATGAGATGCAGGATTTTCAAGTTTTGACTGATACAGCAATCGTTATTGAGGGTGAACGAATTATTGATATTTGTTCGGATAAGGAACTGAAGCAACGCTATGTAATGGATGATACAAACAGTATTGATGCAGAAGGGAAAGTTGTTGCTCCAGGCTATGTCGATGCGCATACACACTTAGTTTTTTATGGTAGTAGGGTCGAGGAGTATGCTGCTAAATTATCCGGCAATATAGAGGGAAATCTGAAAAAGATTGCGATGACAATAGGGCCAAATCGTACGATTGAGCTTACACGAGATACCCCTGAAGATGTACTTTTAGAGCAATCCAAAAAACGTATTATGACAATGCTTAAACATGGCACAACTACAGTTGAGAGTAAAAGCGGCTATGGCTTAACACCTGAAAGTGAGTTAAAAATTTTACGTATAGGTCGTCAATTACACGATAGCAGCCCTCTTGATGTTGTGAATACATTTTTAGGAGCACATGGTATTCCGGATCATTTAACGAAGGAACAATATATCAATGAAATTGTTGACGTCATGATCCCACAGGTAGCACAACACAACTTAGCGGAATTCTGTGATGTTTGGTGTGACGAAGGCTATTTCACTGAGCAAGAATCCGAGCGTATTTTACAAGCTGGATTAGCGTACGGATTATTACCCAAAATCCATGCTGATGCCTATTCCTATATTGGAGGTTCAGATTTAGCAGTGCGAATGAAGATGGTTTCGATTGATCATTTAAATTACACACCAGAATCATTAATGACACAATTAGCGGAAGCGGGTGTCATCGGTGTATTGATGCCGGCTTTAGACTTTGCTGTTGCTCATAAGCGCCCTTTTGCTGCCCGTAAAATGTTAGATAGCGGTATGCAAATAGCTTTAGCGACAGATATGTGTCCAGCTTGCTATACAAGTTCTATGTCTTTTGTCATCAACCTGGCTTGTCGACTCTATCAATTTACAGTAGAGGAAGCGATTAAAGCCTCGACAAAAGTAGCCGCTAGAGCATTGAATTTAACAGATCGCGGAACGTTAGAAATTGGCAAAATTGCAGATATTCAAATATGGGATGTACCAAACTATAAGCATGTAGCATATGAGCTTGGAACGAATATTGTAGAAACGGTTATTAAGCGTGGTCGTGTCGTGATAAATGAAGGGACTTGGGTAAAGGAGAATACATTCATTTAG
- the hemW gene encoding radical SAM family heme chaperone HemW, producing the protein MARGVYIHIPFCHQICNYCDFNKFYFKNQPVDEYIEMLGKEMELATKKYPESFKQIETIFLGGGTPTALSPQQLEKLLELIRTYIPMDSVTEFTTEANPDELSEAKLQALFDGGINRLSMGVQSFDQELLKKIGRTHSNNHVYETIALAKKIGFRNISLDLMYGLPGQTMAQWKDSLEKALALDLPHFSAYSLIVEPKTIFYNQYTKGKLHLPTEDLEADMYDVLMNQMEVHGLQQYEISNFAQAGFSSSHNKIYWENDEYAGFGAGAHGYLAGVRYSNHGPLKKYMESVNAGELPIVYEHVVTENEKREEQMFLGLRKTEGITHSIYEGKFNESMHAHYRHVIEKLVLEDLLEHDPIGIRLTRKGRFVGNEVFQQFLLED; encoded by the coding sequence ATGGCACGAGGTGTTTACATTCATATTCCTTTTTGTCATCAAATTTGTAACTATTGTGATTTCAATAAATTTTATTTTAAAAATCAACCAGTTGATGAATATATAGAAATGCTTGGCAAGGAGATGGAGCTTGCTACAAAAAAATATCCTGAGAGTTTTAAACAAATCGAAACGATATTTCTTGGCGGCGGTACACCAACAGCATTATCGCCTCAACAATTAGAGAAACTACTTGAGCTTATTCGTACGTATATTCCGATGGATAGTGTGACAGAATTTACAACAGAGGCTAATCCGGACGAGCTGTCAGAAGCAAAATTACAGGCATTGTTTGATGGGGGAATAAATCGCTTAAGCATGGGTGTACAATCCTTTGATCAAGAGTTGTTAAAGAAAATTGGTCGTACACATAGCAACAATCACGTCTATGAAACAATTGCTTTGGCGAAAAAGATAGGTTTCAGAAATATTAGTCTAGATTTAATGTATGGTTTGCCGGGGCAGACGATGGCACAATGGAAGGATTCCTTAGAAAAAGCGTTAGCGCTTGATTTACCACATTTTTCAGCGTATTCACTAATAGTGGAGCCAAAAACGATTTTTTATAATCAATACACAAAAGGTAAGCTACATTTACCAACTGAAGATCTTGAAGCGGATATGTACGATGTGCTGATGAACCAGATGGAGGTACATGGACTTCAACAATACGAAATTAGTAACTTTGCACAAGCTGGTTTCAGCTCTAGTCATAACAAAATATACTGGGAAAACGATGAATATGCAGGCTTTGGTGCTGGTGCTCATGGATATTTAGCTGGAGTGCGTTATTCAAATCATGGACCATTGAAAAAGTATATGGAGTCAGTGAATGCAGGGGAATTACCAATTGTGTATGAACATGTTGTAACAGAGAATGAGAAACGAGAAGAACAAATGTTTTTAGGTCTGCGTAAAACGGAAGGAATTACACACAGTATATATGAAGGGAAATTTAATGAATCGATGCATGCGCATTACCGACATGTCATTGAAAAATTAGTTTTAGAAGATCTTTTAGAACATGATCCTATAGGAATTCGTCTTACGCGAAAAGGTCGTTTTGTAGGTAATGAAGTATTTCAACAATTTTTACTAGAAGATTGA
- a CDS encoding Na+/H+ antiporter family protein: MLDNPVLISVIVLSILSLCGVHVLFALIIAAIVAGLVADLSLTETVSIFIGGMGGQSETALSYLLLGIFAALIAQSGLANILIQKLLSLEKPNRYILIFSLVIIACLSGTLIPVHIAFIPILVPPLLFFFNKLKIDRRALASALTFGLKMPYLWIPIGYGLIFQGIIAQEMTANGMAMVQSQIPKAMAIPAIGMFVGLAIAVFISYKKPREYQQLEDDLHDYENPKTENIEAKLDRKGWIALIAIFAALVIQLSLSSLVLGALSGIIIMFVGRVVFLKDSEEVVQNGVKLMGAIAFIMLIASGYATILKETNAITELVEAMTGMTGQSKLITATLLLFIGLLVTMGIGTSFGTIPILAVVFVPLCAAVGFSPFATAALIGTAGALGDAGSPASDSTLGPTSGLNADGQHSHIWDTCVPTFIHYNIPLFIFGIVAAMVL, translated from the coding sequence TTGTTAGATAATCCTGTTTTAATCTCAGTTATTGTTTTGTCTATTTTAAGTTTATGTGGGGTTCATGTTTTATTTGCATTAATAATCGCAGCAATCGTAGCAGGGCTTGTAGCGGATCTATCGTTAACTGAAACAGTTTCTATATTTATAGGTGGCATGGGAGGGCAGTCAGAAACTGCTTTGAGTTATCTATTGTTAGGAATATTTGCCGCTCTAATTGCACAGTCAGGTTTGGCTAATATTCTCATTCAAAAACTTCTTTCATTGGAAAAGCCAAATCGATATATTTTAATCTTCTCTTTGGTAATTATTGCGTGTTTATCAGGTACGCTTATCCCGGTACATATTGCTTTCATTCCAATATTGGTACCGCCACTATTATTTTTCTTTAATAAATTGAAAATAGATCGTCGTGCCTTAGCATCTGCCTTAACATTTGGTTTGAAAATGCCCTACCTATGGATTCCAATCGGATATGGATTAATATTCCAAGGTATTATCGCACAAGAGATGACAGCAAATGGTATGGCGATGGTACAGAGTCAAATTCCAAAAGCTATGGCAATTCCGGCAATTGGAATGTTTGTGGGCTTAGCCATTGCAGTATTTATTTCTTATAAAAAGCCTAGAGAATATCAACAACTTGAAGATGATCTCCATGATTACGAGAATCCGAAGACAGAAAATATAGAGGCAAAATTGGATCGCAAAGGTTGGATAGCGCTCATAGCAATATTTGCAGCGCTTGTTATCCAATTATCTTTAAGTTCGCTTGTCTTAGGCGCATTATCAGGGATTATTATTATGTTTGTTGGTCGAGTTGTCTTCCTTAAAGACAGTGAAGAAGTTGTACAGAATGGTGTGAAGCTGATGGGGGCTATCGCATTTATTATGCTAATTGCATCGGGCTATGCAACGATTTTAAAAGAAACTAATGCAATTACAGAGCTAGTAGAAGCAATGACGGGTATGACAGGACAAAGTAAGCTGATTACCGCCACTTTATTATTGTTTATCGGTTTACTGGTCACAATGGGGATTGGTACATCATTTGGGACGATACCGATTTTAGCTGTTGTGTTTGTGCCGTTATGTGCGGCAGTTGGATTTAGTCCGTTCGCCACAGCTGCGCTTATTGGAACTGCGGGTGCTCTAGGCGATGCTGGCTCTCCTGCTTCAGATAGTACGTTAGGCCCTACATCTGGTTTGAATGCGGATGGACAACACAGCCATATTTGGGATACATGTGTACCAACATTTATTCATTATAATATTCCTTTATTTATATTTGGTATTGTAGCAGCAATGGTTTTGTAG